The DNA window GCGAGGGAAAGACTCATAAATCAGAGCCTCATTACCCCATCCTGCGGGACCGGCTCTATGGAGGTTGAGGATGCAATGAAGGTTTTTTCGCTCCTGAAAGGATTAAAAGAATCTTATGCGAGGGATTAAAAGGGAAATCAAAAAGAAAACAGTTAAAAGAAAGTTTCGAGGTTTCATTTCCTTTGAGGGCATAGAGGGTTCTGGAAAAAGCACACAGGCAAAACTCCTGGCGCAATATTTAAGAAGAAACGGCTACAGTGTCTTAACTACCGAAGAGCCAGGCGGTACAGAGATAGGACATAAAATAAGGACGATTCTTTTAGACACGGCGCATAAACATATGAGCCCACTCACAGAGCTTTTACTATACAATGCATCGAGGGCACAACATATAAAGGAAGTAATCGAACCGGCACTCGCAAAAGGCATTATTGTAATAACAGACCGCTTTTTTGACTCGACAGTTGCCTACCAGGGTTATGGCAGAGGGATAAACCCGGCTCTCATAAAAGCAATTGATAGGGTCTCGACACACCACCTGAAGCCTGACATTACCTTTCTCCTTGACCTGAATGTCGAAGAAGGATTAAAGAGGAACAGGGGCGCGAGGAAAAAAGACAGGTTTGAGGCAGAGGACATCGAGTTTCACAAAAAGGTCAGGAGGGGCTACATGAAGATTGCCCGCGAGGAGCCAGATAGAGTGCGGGTAATCAATGCTTATGGCAGCAGGCAAACAGTCCATGAGAGGATAAAGGAAGAGATTAAGAAGATATGGCCTTCAGGGATATAATAGGTCAGGACAGGGCAATAGAGATTCTTGCTGGAAGTATTAGAAACGCCCGCATCTCTCATGCCTATCTTTTCTCAGGGGACGATGGCATAGGCAAGAGGCTCACAGCCATTAACTTTGCTAAGGCAGTTAATTGCCTAAAAGCAGAGACAAGAGACAAGAGACAAGAGACAAGTAAATATAATAACTCGTCGCTCGTCACTCGTCTCTCGTCTCTGGAAAAGTCACTCGTCACTCAAATAGACTCTTGCGACGAATGTCCATCGTGCATAAAAATCAAAAAAGGCATTCACCCTGATGTGCTTGAAATAAGCCCCGAAGACGGCATAATAAGGGTAAATGAGATAAGAAGGCTTGAGGAACTGCTGTCTTACAAAGCCTTTGAGGGAAAATGGAAAGTGGTCATAGTCGATGGTGCAGAGTGTCTCAATCAGTCCGCTGCAAATGCCTTTCTCAAGACCCTCGAAGAGCCTCCAGGCCAGAGCCTGATAATTCTTGTATCATCAATGTTAGGGTTAATCCCTCAGACAATTCTATCAAGGTGCCAGAGGATAAATTTTTCTCCCTTACCCATCAAAAAATTACAGGATTTGCTTCAGCAGATGGGGCAGGGCCAGGCCTCAGTCCTGAGCCGCATTTCTCAGGGAAGGCTTGGATTGGCCCTGAATGGGGATTTAATCCAGCAGAGAGAACGGTCTTTAAACGAATTTAAAACTCTTATCAATGGCCCGAAGGATGAAATATGGGGCGGAGGTAACAGGGATGCAATGGAGGAATGGTTTGATTGGGCCCTGCTATGGCTCAGGGATATTGCAGTTTATAAGGCTACAGGTGAAGCCACGCTCCTGATAAATTATGACATGGAAGCAGAAATTAGAGAACTTGCAGAAAATGCAGATTTAAATACTATCACGGCCCTCTCAAAAGAGCTTTATAATATAAAGGGCCTTCTGCGTTTTAATCTAAGCAAGCACATAACAGTTTATTATACAGGCATACTTCTTAAACACAGTTTGAAGTTAAATATAAAATTGGGAAAGGTGGTAGATTAAGGTGACTGAAGTAATAGGTGTGAGATTCAAGCCCTGCGGCAAGATTTATGACTTTGAGATAAATGGCATAGATGTAAATCCGGGCAAGTGGGTGGTTGTTGAATCAGAGATGGGTCTGAGCCTCGGCCTTGTTGTCAGGGGGAGGCATAGCGTAGAGGAGTCAGACAAACAGTTTAAAAAGGTGTTAAGGGTTGCAACAGAAGAAGACATCGAGCAGGACAGAAACAATGGGCCTCTCGAAGAAGAGGCAAGGCTTTTCTGTCTCGAAAAGGTGAAGGAACGGGGACTTCCCATGAAGGTTATCGGGACAGAGGCAACCCTCGACCGGAAAAGGATCATTTTCCATTTCACCGCTGAAGGCAGGATTGACTTCAGAGAGTTAGTGAGAGACCTCGCTGCTAAGTTTAAAACAAGGATAGAGATGAGGCAGATAGGTGTACGGGACGAAGTAAAATTTCTCGGGGGCATTGGTATTTGTGGCAGGCAGGTCTGCTGCGCGCTTTTTCTTACATCTTTCGAACCTGTCTCTATAAGGATGGCAAAAAAGCAGGAGCTTGTATTAAACCCTAACAAGCTTTCAGGCCTGTGCGGCCGCTTGATGTGCTGCCTTGGCTATGAATATGAGGAGCCTTCCCTGGAAAGGACAACACCGAATCCCGATGAATCGGGACAAAAAATAGAGACCTGTATTGAGCCTGTCGAAATATCAGAGGAAGAAAAAACCACAGAAACTGTAGAGATATCATCCCAGATGGCAATTAGCTCCAGAGAAGATATCAAGGCAGAGCCTCGTTCTGAGCAAGAATCCGAAAAAGGCAAGCCATTCAGCAGGAGGAGGAGGTTTGGAAAGAAAAGGAGGAGATGACCAAGTTCTATGTGACCACTCCTATTTACTATGTGAATGATGTCCCGCACATAGGCCATGCATACACAACCATAGCAGCAGATATACTTGCAAGGCGAAACAGGTTGCTCGGTAAAAGGGTGTTTTTCTTGACTGGCACAGATGAGCACGGCCAGAAGGTAGAGAAAGCTGCTGCTGAGAAGGGGCACACACCAAAAGAGCATGCAGACCTGATGGTGGAGAACTTCAAACAACTCTGGGGGAAGCTCAATATCTCAAATGATGCCTTTATTCGCACCACAGACAATGGCCACAGAAAGGTTGTGCAGGAGATCCTTCAGAGACTTTATGAAAAGGGGGATATAGAAAAACGGCCATACTCAGGATGGTACTGTACACCTGATGAGAGGTTCTGGGCAGAAAAAGACCTGATAGAAGGGAGCTGTCCTGATTGCGGAAGGCCTGTGGAACATATCGAGGAAGAAAATTTCTTTTTCCTCATGTCAAAATACCAGGAATGGCTTATAACATATATAGAGGCCACTCCGTATTATATCCTTCCAGAGACAAGGCGGAATGAGGTCCTCGGGTTTTTAAAAAATAATACTCTCGGCGACCTCTGCATATCAAGGCCACGGCACAGACTCTCATGGGGGATACCCTTGCCCTTTGATGAAAACTATGTAACATATGTGTGGTTTGACGCCCTTGTAAATTACTATTCAGCCACCCGCTATCTCGTCACTCGTCACTCGTCACTCGCTACTCAAGATGGTTGGTGGCCTGCAGACCATCACATTATAGGCAAGGACATCCTCACAACACATGCCATATACTGGTCAACCATGTTAAAGGCCCTCGATATGCCTCTTCCAGAAAACATATTCGCCCATGGATGGTGGACTGTTAAGGGTAAGAAGATGTCAAAGTCCCTCGGCAATGTTGTTGACCCTCATGAGATGATCGATAAATATGGCGTTGATGCATTCAGGTATTTCCTGTTCAGAGAAGTGCCTTTTGGTCTGGATGGGGATTTCTCAGAGGATGCGATGATAAAACGCATAAATACAGACCTTGCAAATGATCTGGGGAACCTTTTAAGTCGTTCCTTGACAATGATTGAAAAATATAGAGATGGGGAAATCCCCCTACCAATTAATAGTAGCGATAGAGAAGGTTTAGAAAAAAGGATTCAGGCATGGTTTTCTGATGCTACCGGTCTTCAAAAAAGCTGTGATAGTTTTTTAAAAAAACTTGAGTTCCATCATGCCCTTGTTCAATTATGGCTTGTTATAAATGAGGTAAATAAATATATAGAGGATAGCGCTCCATGGAAAGCATGGAAAGAAAAGGATCAAGGTACCCTATCCAATACGCTTTATACGCTGGCCGAAGCATTACGTCTTATTGCAGTCTATCTTTTTCCATTTATGCCATCAACAGCAGAGAAAATATGGAAACAGCTTGGAATAAAGGATGACATAAACAAAACCAAATTTGAAACGGTTAAAACCTGGGGCGGATTAAAACCTGGCATAAAAGTTCAGAAGGCAGAAGTGCTTTTTCCAAGAATTGAACCTTAGCAGGCTGTTCAAAAAGTATTTATTCATGCTTAGTTTGTCATTCCTGCGAAAGCAGGAATCCAGAATCTCTTGAATTTACAAGACTCTGGATTCCCGCTAAAAACATGCGGGAATGACACTTATGGTTATTTTAGAGTTTTTCAACAGCCTCTAAAAACATGCGGGAATGACACTTATGGTTATTTTAGAGTTTTTCAACAGCCTGTTAGTTCGATAAACTCACTACGGAGTGCCGAGCCGCTTCTTTTCTGTCTCCTTATCTACTTCCTTAAGCTTATCTATGCTGTCTTTCAGTTCCTGATTTTTTGCCTTAAGCCGTGATATTTCTTCCTGCTGCTCTTTTATAACACTTAATATCCTTATCCATGCTTCTGCATCACTCTTCATCGGACTTTCTGGGAACATGGAGACAAGCTTCTCAAATGTCTTAATGGCTTTAGAATAATCCCTGTGTGGATTCTTGGGATAGCTCAAGATGTATCCTCTGCAAAAAAGGGCTATATCCCTGTCTCCTGCTTTCTCTATTTTGTTCACATGCTTTGTTGCGCCATTAAAGTCTTCGCTGTCCATCATTTCAGTAATCCGGGCAATTTCTTCCCGGCTTTTTTCTGTCTTTATAATGCTGTTGATGCTGCATCCTGAAAGGAGTGCAATTATTGTAAAAAAAATAAATGCCTTTTTGAAGCTATGCATTTTCACGAAGACCGTCTCCTCTCCATGACATAGAGGCTCTTTGGAAAAGTTTTTGCATATTTTTTAAGTTCAGTTAACCTCTGCGCCACTTCCTTTGGGTCTCTTATTACTTCGCTTTTATTAGTGACTACAGCAATTGAAATAGTCATTATCGGAAACTCCATAACCTCATTCTGGCGATTGGTGGAGATAATATAACCCTTTTTTGCATCCTCAGGATCATAAAACTCTTTTGCAGAGTTGTCAAACTTCTCGATGATATTATTGCAGATGGTTTTGACGTTGTCGGGGCTGCAGATAATTACAAAATCGTCTCCACCGATATGGCCCACAAAATCACCCTCGCTTCCATATTCCTTTACAACATCTGTGA is part of the Nitrospirota bacterium genome and encodes:
- a CDS encoding dTMP kinase translates to MRGIKREIKKKTVKRKFRGFISFEGIEGSGKSTQAKLLAQYLRRNGYSVLTTEEPGGTEIGHKIRTILLDTAHKHMSPLTELLLYNASRAQHIKEVIEPALAKGIIVITDRFFDSTVAYQGYGRGINPALIKAIDRVSTHHLKPDITFLLDLNVEEGLKRNRGARKKDRFEAEDIEFHKKVRRGYMKIAREEPDRVRVINAYGSRQTVHERIKEEIKKIWPSGI
- a CDS encoding DNA polymerase III subunit delta' codes for the protein MAFRDIIGQDRAIEILAGSIRNARISHAYLFSGDDGIGKRLTAINFAKAVNCLKAETRDKRQETSKYNNSSLVTRLSSLEKSLVTQIDSCDECPSCIKIKKGIHPDVLEISPEDGIIRVNEIRRLEELLSYKAFEGKWKVVIVDGAECLNQSAANAFLKTLEEPPGQSLIILVSSMLGLIPQTILSRCQRINFSPLPIKKLQDLLQQMGQGQASVLSRISQGRLGLALNGDLIQQRERSLNEFKTLINGPKDEIWGGGNRDAMEEWFDWALLWLRDIAVYKATGEATLLINYDMEAEIRELAENADLNTITALSKELYNIKGLLRFNLSKHITVYYTGILLKHSLKLNIKLGKVVD
- the metG gene encoding methionine--tRNA ligase, whose product is MTKFYVTTPIYYVNDVPHIGHAYTTIAADILARRNRLLGKRVFFLTGTDEHGQKVEKAAAEKGHTPKEHADLMVENFKQLWGKLNISNDAFIRTTDNGHRKVVQEILQRLYEKGDIEKRPYSGWYCTPDERFWAEKDLIEGSCPDCGRPVEHIEEENFFFLMSKYQEWLITYIEATPYYILPETRRNEVLGFLKNNTLGDLCISRPRHRLSWGIPLPFDENYVTYVWFDALVNYYSATRYLVTRHSSLATQDGWWPADHHIIGKDILTTHAIYWSTMLKALDMPLPENIFAHGWWTVKGKKMSKSLGNVVDPHEMIDKYGVDAFRYFLFREVPFGLDGDFSEDAMIKRINTDLANDLGNLLSRSLTMIEKYRDGEIPLPINSSDREGLEKRIQAWFSDATGLQKSCDSFLKKLEFHHALVQLWLVINEVNKYIEDSAPWKAWKEKDQGTLSNTLYTLAEALRLIAVYLFPFMPSTAEKIWKQLGIKDDINKTKFETVKTWGGLKPGIKVQKAEVLFPRIEP